TTTTACTACCAGGATTTTTTTACAGGACTAATGAGTTAAGTTGCTAGAGTAAACTGTAGGCAAAAAGCTTTTCTCACGGCCCCGTGCTAGTTACTCTTTTTACCCCTTCTCTTCGGCCTGCGCACGCGCCAATGCCAGGGGCAAAAAGGGAAGAAATGAAAGATCTTCACCCATCACCTCCTGATACTGCACTGCAGCGGCAGTACACCCCACCATTAATTCCCCATTGCTCTCATTCCCTTGGCTCCACCCACCCCCTGCCGGCTCTCACCTCACTGCACAGTagcaccgccaccaccatcAACGGTtacctctcccctcccctcccctcccctcccctgcatcGCCACCAAGAACCCAACAAAACCCCGTGCCCGTCTGCCACTGTGCGCACGTGAGCCCCCCACCACCCGGAATcgagccgcggcggccgcaTTGCCGCGTCCCCGCACTCGGCTACAGTGCCGCGGCCGCATTTTCGGTGAGTGTGGTTCTCCCGTCGTCGCTTTGGTTATTTGTTGGGCTGTGATTCTTGGGTGCTAGGTTCTTGGATTGGGGGGTGTCAGGTAGGGGGAAAGTAGGGTTCTTTGCTGTGCAAAACCCTGGTGGTTTAAGGCGGGTTCTTGGTTTGGTTTGTTCTTCAGTGAGCTGCATTTGATTGACCCTGCAGAGGCTCCAATACATGATTGTGAGGGTAGATGGTGATTATTCAGCAGTCAGCACCACATTGGCTTGCATtaggagagggggggggggggcaacatTCTGATTTACCACCCTTTTGGCTTTTCACCTTTTGCCAATTGCGTATTGCTGTTAGGATAACGGTGGTTTCAACTTTCAAGAACCGAATTTAGGTAGTGCCCTGGTCATCTTCTGgggatttgggggggggggggggggggggggggtgcatcGGGCAGATTATCATGTTGTTGAAGTGCTGCTTTTTAGGTGGTGGtggtttttatttttaatttcttaCAGTTGCTTGATGCCTTGATCAGAGGTTAGAATTAGGGAAAGGTCTCTGCTTTGCTGGTTCCTTTTCTCACTCTTTTGGTCCAGCTTATCTGCTGGCACAGCTCCTGCTTGCTTTAATCATAGAACTGCCTGCTTTAATCATGGTTCAGGCTTTCAACAAATACACTTTGACCATTGGCTTCTGATGTGTAGAGTATTTTCAGGTTAGCAAGTAAAGGAATAAAAGAGTTTCGTTGCCTTTTCCTTCCCTTTGGATGTATGAGTGGTTGGTTCTTAGACCTGCACCATGTTTCAGTTGAGCTCTTGTAGCAATGGCAATTGTTCTACCTTGTTTTCTCTCTTTTGTGTAGTAGATTAATTGCCTGGCTAAAATTACTGTTGTCAGGCTCAGTTGTGGCTGAAATGACCACATCAGCTCAAGTTAGCAGCAAATGTGGTCGGCTTTGGGGATATGAAGTATTTTTAGTTAGTTTTATTTATGTTCCCTGAAGTTTGTTTTAGGCCAATACTGTTAAATTTGGTTCTGCATTTTATGTATTATGTACTCTGACAAGCATTATTTTTGTTATTGATAGGATCTGAGGAGCAAAGACCACTGCTGACTGCTGATCACAAGCAAGATTTTTAATTGGTGGAAGCTGTTAGCAGTAGTTGGATTTTGATGAGTCTACTGGTATCTAGTATAGTGCAGTAGGGGATCTGCAGTTTCGTGGGACTCATGGGTTCTTCTCCCTCCAAAGCCACTGGAGAGGATGCCCTGGTTCTGTGCAAAGATCGGATGCGCCATATCAGACGAGCCATTGACTCAAGAGATGCATTGTCAGCAGCACACTTATCGTATACTCAATCCCTCCGTACTGTGGGGACTGCACTGCGACGGTATGCTGAATCTGAGATCTCACCAGAATCATCACTCTCTATTTCAGAAGTGGATAAGTCGCCATCACATTCGTCTATGGCATCCCCCTCGTCTTCACGTGCAGTAGAGAATGTTGCCTCTCCAATGCATCGAGCAAGTCCATCGACTACTACTCCCGCAACAAGAATCCACTGTATGAAAGCGGCAGGAACCACACCTTTGACTTTCATGATTGATCCATCTGCTGCTGAATTTGTGGGGCAAGAATCCCCAATCTCAGCTTTTGTGCCACCCCCACCACCATTACCTCCAGAATTATGCACCTCATGGGACTTCTTTGATCCCATTGACACTGCTGGTAGTTCGTCCTCCAACAATGATAATGGGCTAACCTTGAACTTTAGTAGATTGAAAGGTTTGAGAGAGTCAAAGGTAGCTGAAGTAGTGCCactgaaagaagaagaagaaggtgaagaagaagaactagTTATGTCAGAAAGAAGGCACACAAAATTTTCTGGTGTTAATTCACCATCTAAGCAGGGAAGAGAGCCAGAGCAAAGTGTGATCAGTAAACCAAGTCAATTGGTGGATGTTTCATCCAAAGCTAAATATTCTGAGCAAGTTGCTGCAAAGGTGGAAGAAAGCGAAATGGAAAAAGAATTGTGCGCAGAGACAGAAGATCCTTCGGAGTTCATCACTCATCGAGCGAAAGATTTTTTGTCAAGCATGAAGGACATTGAAACCAGATTTATACGTGCAGCTGAAGCAGGGAATGAGGTTTCCAGAATGCTGGAGACCAAGAAGATCAGACTAGACATATGCCCAAAAATGCCAGGTGATAATCATGAGGGTTGCATATATCTTGTATTTTATTTTCACAGGATTATGTCAGCGATTTCTATAAGTGTTTAATTTGCATTTTTAATCAAATCCTAGGTTCTCCAGGGAAGCTACCTACTGCCCGATTTGTGTCAGCGCTCCGAGTCTGCTGCAATCGCGATATTATTCTCAACCAGGGTAACTCAGGGCGTGTTTTGATTGTACTCTTCCTTTCATTATCATAATGTTTGCTTGAACTATTAATTTTAAATATTTCTGTAGAAACTGCACAACATGTTTCAAAGGTTGTTACTTGGAAGCGTTCTGTCTCATCTCTATCGTCATCATCTAAGAGTGCACTCATGACATCGATAGTTAAAGATGATGTGGATGACAGTAACAGTGATTTTGTTGAGGAATTTGCCATGGTATCTGGAAGCCACTCTTCTACATTGGATAGGCTACATGCGTGGGAGAGAAAACTATACGATGAAATCAAGGTACTTCATAAGTACATGTCTAGTAAGCTCATCTATATGATGTCAATCTCAGATTTTTTTCTAGTGGTGTGGCATGAATTCATCATTAATTACCCAGT
The genomic region above belongs to Panicum virgatum strain AP13 chromosome 8N, P.virgatum_v5, whole genome shotgun sequence and contains:
- the LOC120684566 gene encoding protein ALTERED PHOSPHATE STARVATION RESPONSE 1; protein product: MGSSPSKATGEDALVLCKDRMRHIRRAIDSRDALSAAHLSYTQSLRTVGTALRRYAESEISPESSLSISEVDKSPSHSSMASPSSSRAVENVASPMHRASPSTTTPATRIHCMKAAGTTPLTFMIDPSAAEFVGQESPISAFVPPPPPLPPELCTSWDFFDPIDTAGSSSSNNDNGLTLNFSRLKGLRESKVAEVVPLKEEEEGEEEELVMSERRHTKFSGVNSPSKQGREPEQSVISKPSQLVDVSSKAKYSEQVAAKVEESEMEKELCAETEDPSEFITHRAKDFLSSMKDIETRFIRAAEAGNEVSRMLETKKIRLDICPKMPGSPGKLPTARFVSALRVCCNRDIILNQETAQHVSKVVTWKRSVSSLSSSSKSALMTSIVKDDVDDSNSDFVEEFAMVSGSHSSTLDRLHAWERKLYDEIKASENVRKAYDEKCNLLRCQFARGLNAQLIDKTRAVVKDLHSRVSVAIQAVDAISKRIEKIRDEELLPQLVELIQGLIRMWKSMLECHHKQFITITLAYHVKSSTPVQQGEHHRQAAMNLYNEMDSFSSSFKNWVTAHQSYVEALNAWLQKCVLQPPQDRRRRKRMVSFPPRQAVSPPIFILCRDWLTLTESLPADELCKSIKDVMQLLRDSFEHQDDQNKPKTESQECGMLESNEQEEAKSGSVPAAEGLQSRLTMVLDRLTKFSEASLKCYEELKQNYEIARDDYKRVGPNAQLT